The genome window GGTAAATCTTTCTTTGGACCGTCAAACGCTTTAAAATTTTTTGTTCCACATGACCGTCCAAACCGATATCTTTCAGGTCAATAACACTATTTTCAGCCGCTGGGCCTATTTTTCTTAATTTATCTAATACTTGTTTTTCGTTCATAAATACCTTCGGGTAAAGAAAAAGGCGACTCAATTGAATCACCCTTCCCTTCTTCCCGTTAACTTTCTTTTTTAAAAATAAATTTAATGAGAAGACATATATACTAAAATCATCGACAAAATGAAGAAGATGGCACCCAAAGTCCACGTAACTTTTTCCATAAACGCTTCAAAGCCACGCGATTTTTTGGAATTATATAAATCACTGCCACCGCCTGAAAGGGCGCTTAGAGCGTCTTGTTGTTTTTGCGGTTGTAACATGACCGCAATGACAATTAAAACTGAAACGATAATCAATAATATCTGAAAAATTCGCATAATATCCTCTTTAACAATATTCTATAAAATTATACCACAATTGAAATTTTTGTCGAGAGCAACAGTTCTCCTTTTAGGGATGCTCTAGGAAACGAGTCCGAATTGTTGAAGGAATTGCCTGCAGCGCTTTTAAAAATTCTTCTTTTTTCGCTAATGGAAAATCATTGACTTCAACCATTGTGTAAGCCAAATCTCCCTTCGATCGATTACTGAGGCGATCAATGTTAATCGAAAAATCTCCAAAAATTGAAGAGATCTGTCCTAACATATTAGGAATATTATGATGGACAATTGTAACTCGATAATCTGTTGAAAAAGGCTCATTAATTTCCGGTAGATTAACCGAATTAATCAGATTCCCATTTAGCAAAAATTCTTTTAATTGACGCACTGCCATCCGAGCTGCCGTATGCTCAGCTTCGCGCGTTGAACCACCTAAATGCGGCGTAATTAAGACATCTGGGCGCCCAGCTAATTCTGCACTCGGAAAATCACTCAAATAAAATTTAAGTTCTTTTTGATCAAGAGCTTTTAAAACAGCTTGATCATCCACTATACCACTACGAGAGAAATTCATAACAACCGCAGTTTTTTTCAGCATTTGAAGTTTTGATGCTCCGATAAAATGATGATTATCTTCGTTGTATGGAATATGAATTGTCAGATAGTCACAATTTTTTAGAAGGGAAGATAAATTGCTGGCACGCTTTACTGCTCGGTCAACTTCCCACGCAGCGTCGGGATGAATCGAAGGATCATAACCGATTACGTTCATGCCATAAGCTAGTCCTAAATTAGCCACCAGACTTCCGACATGACCGAGTCCAATCACACCCAAAGTACGATCTTTTAATTCTGTTCCCCGAAATGAATTCTTACTCGCCTCAGTTCGGAGAGAAACATCTGCTCCAATATTTTCCTGAGAAAAATTAAGAGCTGGATAGATTTCTCTTGCACAAACTCCCATCATGAAAAAAACAAGTTCTTTCACTGCGTTGGCATTTCCACCAGGGGTATTAAAAACCGCAATTCCTTTTTCATTTGCTTGATCTAACGGAATATTGTTGTAACCCGCACCAGCCCTAACAATTGCTTTAACTTGACTTGAAAAATTTGTATTTAATAAATTTTCTGATCGCAAAATAATTGCATCTGCCTGATCGCTTTGATTTAAGGCAAATTGATCAGGGGTAAGTTCTTTCAATCCTGCTTGAGAGATCACATTATAAGTTTTAATCTGATACATTAATATTCTCCTAAAAATTTAACTAAAGCTTGAACACCTTCAATCGGCATTCCATTGTATAGAGACGCTCTAAGACCACCAAATCCACGATATCCTTTAATCGAATATAGACCAGCCTTAGCGGCACGAGATGCCAAATCAAGGTCTTTTTGGTCATCCCCCGTTGTAAAGACGACGTTGGCGATTGATCGGTCAGATATTTTAACGGGAGCGCTATACTTCTTGGAATCATCTAGAAAATCATAAAGCAGTTGAGCACGTTCTCTGGCACGGTGATCCATTTCTGCCACTCCCCCGTTATTTTCAATCCAATCAAGCATTTTACTTGTAGCAAAAATTGGAAATACCGGCGGCGTATTAACTAAAGAGTTTGAATCGATAAATGTTTGATACTGCATGATCGTTGGCAACTCTAAATTAGCGCTTTTGACCCAGGATTTACGCAAAATTACAATTGTAAGTCCTGCAATCCCAAGATTTTTTTGGGTGGAAGAAATCACCATTTGAAATCGATTAAGATCGATATTTTCTTCACCCAAACAAGAAGTCATATCGGCTACCACTGGCAAGTTAAAATCGGGATACATTCCTTCATGATAGCAAGTACCTTCAACAGTGTTATTAATCGTTAAATGAAGATAATCGTATTGATCTGAATTGATATTTGAGGGAATTAAAGGTAATCGCGTATAATGATCATCTTTAGTCGAGTCCAAAAATTCTGCCTGGACGTGAGGAACTTCTTGAGCCATCGTTAAGGCTCTCTTTGCAAATTGACCGGAATCAATCATTGCAACTTTTTTTTGCTGAATGGCAAAATTCATGGGAGTCAGCGCAAACTGCATCGTCGTGCCACCACTGACAAAAATTACCGCAAAATCATCATCCAAATTAAATAAACGGCGAATTGAATCCTGCGTTTTGTTAATCAAAGAGACAAAAGAATCAGATCGATGACTAATCTCTAAAATACTTAATTGATCATCTAGATGATCTGATAATTCATTAATGAGCTCCTGTTTAACAACTTGTGGTAAAGCGGCTGGTCCCGGAGCAAAATTGTAGCTTTCCATAAATATCACCATTTCCTGTTTTTAATCGTATCAGTAAAGTAACATAGTTTAGCCAATAAAAAAACTACTAATCTAATAGTAGCCAATAAAACTAACTTACCAAATTGCAACTCTTTGATCTTTTGGTAGCCACATTCCGTCGCTTTCGCTAACATCAAAAGTCTCATAAAACTCGTCTAAATTTTGAGCTTGAACATTTGCTCTAAGGGCCGCAGGTGCATGAACATCGATTGCCAAGAGCATTTCAACCAATTGAGGTGAATCCTTTGTCTGCCAAATTCGGCCCCAATTTTCAAAAAATTCTTTTAAATCAACATTTTCATCTTTTTTAGCTGCCTCTAAAGCACAACTAAGTCCACCTTGATCAGCAACATTTTCGCTGACAACTAACTTGCCATTAACCTCACTTGGTCCAAATTTAATACCATTGAATTGATCTATCATTGCCTGACAGCGTTTTTCAAATTCTTCGTAATCTTTCTCAGTCCACCAATTCTTCATATTTCCAAATTCATCGAATTTGGCTCCGTTATTGTCAAAAGCATGTGAAATTTCATGCGCAATTACTGCGCCAATTCCACCGTAATTCTGAGAACTAGTCTGATCTATTGAATAAAACGGCGCTTGTAAGATCGCAGCCGGAAAAGTAATATCGTTTACTTGCGGATCATAACAAGCATTCACCATGTTACCTGGCATTGCCCAACGTGTCCGATCAACCGGGCGATTAAGGTCCTTAAAATTATCAAGCCGCAATATTTTTGAAAATTCCTGAACGTTTTGATAAAGAGAAGAACTAGAGTCAACTTTTAACTTTTGATAAATTTTACGCGGCTGATCCGGGTAACCAATTTTTAATTCAATTGCTTCTAATTTATCAATTGCCTTTTTAATTGTCGTTTCAGAAAGCCAAGAATTCGCTTGAAGCCGTTGTTCATACACTTTAATCATCGTGTTAATCATTGTCTTAACATCAGCTCGTGCTTTAGGGCCAAAATATTTAGCTCCGTAATAAACTCCGATTATTTCATCAAAGAAATTATTAGTTAACCGATAAGCACTCTTGTCCTGGTTACTTGCTTCTTTAATTCCAGAAATAGCCCGACCGAATTCACCACCGACAATTCTTAATTGATCAGATAAATAAGGAGTTGCAGCGATTGCCGTGTTTAGCAACATCCAATCCCTAAATTTAGGGAAAGTCTCCTCGTTTAAAACTTGTGCCAAACTATCAAAATAACGCGGTTCAGTCAAACTTACCAGTTCAGGCGTAACACCTGCAAGTTCAGTAATTAAATCTCCCAGACCAAATGCTGAAGTTTTTTCGCTAAACTCAGTAAAAGGCACCGGATTATACGATTTTGTATAATCAGCTTTTTCTTCCGAAGATTTGACCAACGGAACTAGTAAATGATCAAAATCCAACATATTTTGAATAATTTTCTCGGCATTGGCTTCTGATTCACCATATGAAGCCAAAACACTTTGACTCATTCGCTTAAAAATTGGAATTAATGTATCTTCACTTGCAGTACCATAATATTGTTTATCAGGTAATAGTAAAGAAGGAGCGCCCACGTAAAGCAAGTTGCGAGCAGTATTTTTCATATCTGGAGAAACCCAAAAGTTCAAAGCAAAATTACTCTGGGTCACAACTCTTTTAATTTTTGACTTCAAGTCCGCTAAATCTTTGATACCTTTATAAAAATTATAGTTATCCATTGCTGGCTCAACTCCGTTATGATCACGCTGATCATAATCATGAGCTAATTGATAAAATTTAACTGCTTCTTTCAAATTCGAATCTGAAACCTGGCTCAAATCTTTGGCAAAGTCAGCTAAATCTTGCCGCAACTTTTTTTCAACTCCCTCAGCTAAATCTGAAAAACCACCAGTTCTCGGGCGATCTGAGGGAATTTTAGCAGTTTCTAACCACTTTCCGTTTACATTAAGATACAGATTATCTTGTACCTTAGTCTCTTTACCTGCAAGAAGATCTCCTGCTCCACCAATCATTTTTTGTACTTTTTGCATCACTAACTCCTTCATTATTAAAAAATCCCGCATAAAGATTTCCTTCATGCGAGATTCAAATTATTTGGTATCTTTTGCTTCAATCCACTGATTTCCTCCCAGGTTATACCACAAGGAGTTATCACTTAAATAAATTGAGGAACAAACTTTCCATTTAGAACCAGGTGCTAAAACGCGCCCAGAAAAAACTTTTAAATCTCCATAGCCATTATAAAGCCGAGTTCCTGCAGGATTACTTATTTCTGCTACTAGATCTTTAGCGGGTAACGTTGGCGACTGATAAATTTTAATATATTGTTGCTTAACCCACTGATTTTGGCCCAAACAATACCACTCTTCACCGCGCTCATCGACAACGCTATATAAAACTTGCCACTTTGAACCATTAGGAAGAAAACGATTCAAAGGTTTAGCATCGTCACCAAAATCATCATAGAGCATAATTCCATAATTAGGAATGTAATCTACCGCTCCAACCTTATTAACTGGGTAAAGGCGAGCCTGATAGATTGGAGTATAATTGTCCTCCCCTTTTCCCTCGTTTAAAACAGTAATTATCCGCGAAATCTTAGTAACTTTTTGTGATCTTGGATTAGTGATTTCATAATTAATCACATATCTACCTGGCTTTGAAACATCAAGAACATAATTATTTGCAATAATACCATTAGGCGAAGTGACTTTCCAATTCTCTGAAGGAATCGAAGTTAACGAACGATCCTGTTTTGCAAACCAAGCTGACATGCCACTAACTAAACTAAATCCTTGACTACTCGTAGAAATAATTGGTCGCAACAAAAAAGCTGGATCATATTGCAACAAAGGCGCAGAGTCAACATTTAGATTGGATTGACTAATTACAATTGGAATTGAAAAACTAATTTCTTCCCAATTAGATAGACGTGCAAGCACTTGAAGATTAAAACCGTTACTATTAACCGTACCGTTTAAATCTGCCTCAGTCATCATCGATTCTAAACTCTTGATCGATACATTATTGCCTTTACTTTTAACTTGTAGGTTTGAAATTAACCCGTTTTCTGAACTTACATAATTCTCAATTTGATTTAACGCACTAGGTAAATCTGAGCTCTTAACTCTAAACAAATTTTGTTCTCTGTCGCTAAGCTGATCAGTTAGTAAAATTGGCTGCTTAATCAAACTAATCATTTTACCACCAGCTGTATAAGAAATCTCAACTGAATCCTTACTGGAAGCCCTGTGAACAACTCCTTGGTTAGATGCGGCATTGACATCGACTGTCTGGGAAGCGTTATTGATAGCTAGTAAACTGCCCGCACAAACAGCAATGCTAGTTAATATTTTTAAATTATTTTTTTTCATCACACTCTCCTCACATGTGATATTTTACCACATAGTTTCATGCTCCTGCTTTTGTAACCAGATTGAAATTAAAACTTCGCATATTTAATTGAATTTTTAGAATTTTCTTTTGTTTTATAATTGGAGATCACGAAGGATTGTTATATAGTAGATAATGGCAAAAGAATAGAAAGGTTATGACTGAACTTTTATGAAAATCATACCTGGTACGTAGCCCCACAATTGGGCCATTTAAAATGGTCATTATAATCTATTTAGAAAGGAGAATGATTATTACCAGTTAATAATCAATAACAATTAACCTTCATATATGAAAAACATAGGGGCATTTATCAAAAAATATCATTTAATTTTAATCCTGATTTTAATTCTAATCTTCGCATCAATATTTTTACGTCAATTATCGTTTATCAATTATTTGTTTCAATGGTTCCTTCGTCTCTTTGGTTACGTCATTTTGATTCAATTTATTTATCTTTTCTTTATTTCACTTTTTGGTTTTAAAAATCCTAAAAGAGATTACGAAATCCAGCCTGATCAAGCACGTTTTTTGATTCTAATCGCTGCTCACAATGAAGAAGCCGTAATTGGTAATACTTTAATGGGATTACAAAATCTTGAATATGATCCGAAATTATATAAAATTATCGTTGTAAATGATAATTCAACTGATCGAACTGGTGAAATCTGCGACGAATTGGGAATTGAGCACGTAGACACAATTGAAGGTAAATTTCCCCGCGAAGGCGTTGGAAAACCAGGTGGAATTCAATATGCTTTACGTGCCCTTGGGTTTGAAAAATTAATAAAAAAATACGATCTTTTATTCATTCTAGATGCAGATAATCACGTCGACAACAATATTTTACGAGAAATTAATTCCCAGTGGCTAACTCATCACAAACCAGAAAGTATCCAATCATATCTAGGAGTTAAAAATTGGAACTCTATTTTAGCTGCTGGATACGCCATTAACTACTGGACCACTAATAGATTTTTTCAGTTAGCTAAATATCGCCTTCATCTTCCAGCTTCAATTGGCGGAACTGGTTTTGCAGTTCGAATTGACTGGCTGATTTGGAATGGCGGTTTTAAATACAAATCACTAACCGAAGATCTTGAGATGGAAATTCAAATTGTTGAAGATCGCGGCAGAGTTCTTTGGAACCATTTCGCTAAGATATACGATGAAAAACCTGATCGATTAAAAGTTGCAATGGTTCAGAGATTTCGATGGGCTAAAGGCCACTGGTATGTTTGTCTAACTAACTTCTACAAACTGTTCTTGGATTTCCTTAAAAGCGGAAATTTCAGTAATATCGATCAAATTATGTACTTATTCAGTATGGCACA of Xylocopilactobacillus apicola contains these proteins:
- the secG gene encoding preprotein translocase subunit SecG encodes the protein MRIFQILLIIVSVLIVIAVMLQPQKQQDALSALSGGGSDLYNSKKSRGFEAFMEKVTWTLGAIFFILSMILVYMSSH
- a CDS encoding glycosyltransferase family 2 protein, giving the protein MIQFIYLFFISLFGFKNPKRDYEIQPDQARFLILIAAHNEEAVIGNTLMGLQNLEYDPKLYKIIVVNDNSTDRTGEICDELGIEHVDTIEGKFPREGVGKPGGIQYALRALGFEKLIKKYDLLFILDADNHVDNNILREINSQWLTHHKPESIQSYLGVKNWNSILAAGYAINYWTTNRFFQLAKYRLHLPASIGGTGFAVRIDWLIWNGGFKYKSLTEDLEMEIQIVEDRGRVLWNHFAKIYDEKPDRLKVAMVQRFRWAKGHWYVCLTNFYKLFLDFLKSGNFSNIDQIMYLFSMAQVVEYFAFIIALLYAALASVFGHFSQFLVIKDVVNLLIPSTGITIFFGVYQFIVLPFFATLRDAPEKKYFTFIFLGLPYYSWTYLIDQFWGLVNWRQQGKWVRTPHDKEIIIKKTKDHQQVIIQKSSLIESNNDST
- a CDS encoding M13 family metallopeptidase; translated protein: MQKVQKMIGGAGDLLAGKETKVQDNLYLNVNGKWLETAKIPSDRPRTGGFSDLAEGVEKKLRQDLADFAKDLSQVSDSNLKEAVKFYQLAHDYDQRDHNGVEPAMDNYNFYKGIKDLADLKSKIKRVVTQSNFALNFWVSPDMKNTARNLLYVGAPSLLLPDKQYYGTASEDTLIPIFKRMSQSVLASYGESEANAEKIIQNMLDFDHLLVPLVKSSEEKADYTKSYNPVPFTEFSEKTSAFGLGDLITELAGVTPELVSLTEPRYFDSLAQVLNEETFPKFRDWMLLNTAIAATPYLSDQLRIVGGEFGRAISGIKEASNQDKSAYRLTNNFFDEIIGVYYGAKYFGPKARADVKTMINTMIKVYEQRLQANSWLSETTIKKAIDKLEAIELKIGYPDQPRKIYQKLKVDSSSSLYQNVQEFSKILRLDNFKDLNRPVDRTRWAMPGNMVNACYDPQVNDITFPAAILQAPFYSIDQTSSQNYGGIGAVIAHEISHAFDNNGAKFDEFGNMKNWWTEKDYEEFEKRCQAMIDQFNGIKFGPSEVNGKLVVSENVADQGGLSCALEAAKKDENVDLKEFFENWGRIWQTKDSPQLVEMLLAIDVHAPAALRANVQAQNLDEFYETFDVSESDGMWLPKDQRVAIW
- the serC gene encoding 3-phosphoserine/phosphohydroxythreonine transaminase — its product is MESYNFAPGPAALPQVVKQELINELSDHLDDQLSILEISHRSDSFVSLINKTQDSIRRLFNLDDDFAVIFVSGGTTMQFALTPMNFAIQQKKVAMIDSGQFAKRALTMAQEVPHVQAEFLDSTKDDHYTRLPLIPSNINSDQYDYLHLTINNTVEGTCYHEGMYPDFNLPVVADMTSCLGEENIDLNRFQMVISSTQKNLGIAGLTIVILRKSWVKSANLELPTIMQYQTFIDSNSLVNTPPVFPIFATSKMLDWIENNGGVAEMDHRARERAQLLYDFLDDSKKYSAPVKISDRSIANVVFTTGDDQKDLDLASRAAKAGLYSIKGYRGFGGLRASLYNGMPIEGVQALVKFLGEY
- a CDS encoding phosphoglycerate dehydrogenase; its protein translation is MYQIKTYNVISQAGLKELTPDQFALNQSDQADAIILRSENLLNTNFSSQVKAIVRAGAGYNNIPLDQANEKGIAVFNTPGGNANAVKELVFFMMGVCAREIYPALNFSQENIGADVSLRTEASKNSFRGTELKDRTLGVIGLGHVGSLVANLGLAYGMNVIGYDPSIHPDAAWEVDRAVKRASNLSSLLKNCDYLTIHIPYNEDNHHFIGASKLQMLKKTAVVMNFSRSGIVDDQAVLKALDQKELKFYLSDFPSAELAGRPDVLITPHLGGSTREAEHTAARMAVRQLKEFLLNGNLINSVNLPEINEPFSTDYRVTIVHHNIPNMLGQISSIFGDFSINIDRLSNRSKGDLAYTMVEVNDFPLAKKEEFLKALQAIPSTIRTRFLEHP